The proteins below are encoded in one region of Dioscorea cayenensis subsp. rotundata cultivar TDr96_F1 chromosome 18, TDr96_F1_v2_PseudoChromosome.rev07_lg8_w22 25.fasta, whole genome shotgun sequence:
- the LOC120282987 gene encoding mannose-specific lectin-like, which yields MANFQVRSASALMSILFPIVLIIITHHAPSCTARYIMFSGDTLKAGQGLTMNEYTLYMGKDCNLVLYEDGSSVWSSGTSGKGSNCYTKLERNGYLSIYNEGILFPIAVWKSNDGKYFPGEYILVLQPDRNVVIYGEKIWNSGTGSSSLFANKKLTSNKRIDMVTNEKQ from the coding sequence ATGGCAAACTTCCAAGTTCGCTCTGCTTCTGCTCTTATGAGCATCCTCTTCCCGATTGTGCTAATTATTATAACTCATCATGCTCCTTCATGCACAGCAAGATATATTATGTTTTCAGGGGATACGCTCAAGGCAGGACAAGGCCTAACCATGAACGAATACACACTTTATATGGGCAAAGACTGCAACTTAGTCCTGTATGAAGATGGCTCCTCGGTGTGGTCATCGGGAACATCCGGCAAAGGCTCCAATTGCTACACCAAACTTGAGAGAAATGGGTACCTGTCCATCTACAATGAAGGCATCCTTTTTCCCATCGCTGTCTGGAAGAGCAACGATGGAAAATACTTTCCGGGCGAATACATCCTGGTCTTGCAACCAGATCGTAACGTGGTGATCTATGGTGAGAAGATATGGAACAGCGGCACtggttcttcttctctctttgcCAACAAGAAGCTCACCTCCAACAAACGCATTGACATGGTCACTAACGAGAAGCAATGA
- the LOC120282988 gene encoding mannose-specific lectin-like, protein MSISPATILIFLSVSATLLLLTPQYCMAKTMLFTGQKLEEGEYLTWGPYKLVMEDTCDLILYEAGESIWHTNTYHFAKHCYLTLKNNGNLVMYSGQRQLWQSDSYGPLGNYVFVLQENGDLAIYGDVMWTTNTNVVNYSGVSIDATLNNGTSNAVGATTTYKNPAGMAMTTMSK, encoded by the coding sequence ATGTCAATATCCCCAGCAACGATTCTCATATTCCTCTCAGTTTCAGCCACCCTCTTGCTCTTAACTCCTCAGTACTGCATGGCCAAAACCATGCTGTTCACTGGGCAGAAATTGGAGGAAGGTGAGTACCTCACATGGGGACCTTATAAACTTGTTATGGAGGATACCTGTGACCTTATCTTGTATGAAGCGGGAGAAAGCATCTGGCATACCAACACATACCACTTTGCAAAGCATTGTTACCTCACACTCAAGAATAATGGGAACCTTGTGATGTATTCCGGTCAACGTCAGTTGTGGCAGAGCGACTCGTATGGACCATTAGGAAACTATGTCTTTGTTCTTCAAGAGAATGGTGATCTCGCTATTTATGGAGACGTCATGTGGACGACCAACACCAATGTCGTTAACTACTCTGGTGTAAGTATTGATGCAACCCTAAATAACGGCACATCCAATGCTGTCGGTGCTACCACAACTTATAAGAACCCTGCCGGCATGGCCATGACCACCATGTCAAAGTGA
- the LOC120282070 gene encoding protein DA1-related 2-like — protein MAFKDASLAQLTMYNFKLLSIKASFSLESVHCNPSISIWFLIKAGAAGQACFYYLYPQSMAPSRNARRCAFMRLLQMFCGRSPCCSSRRQHPPMSADNKMSGKRPQRSVDDQAKAENEELDHAIALSLAEDDKRSNGFKDHGGDSDEDLAKAIQESLNMSSSCHPDNTVQFLPRGDRVCGGCNRQIGYGYYLSCKGIYWHAHCFRCHACGQPIQGTQFYLSGRAPYHTSCYKEAHHPKCDVCHEFIPTCRAGLIEYKLHPYWKQKYCLSHEHDNTLRCCSCERMESSKVKCVSLEDGRSLCLDCLNTAILDTDDCQHLYHSIRDFYEGMHMKIDQQIPMLLVERQALNEAIEGEKEGNHRIPETRGLCLSEEQTVSNIIKRPRMYRNQILGATKQPQKLIRICEVTAILALYGLPRLLTGAILAHELMHAWLRLKGYRDLSPEVEEGICQVLSHMWLESEVMLTGARSTPALDFASSSSSSSSPSWKKTKGQSDTEKELGKFFLHQIANDVSSAYGEGFRAANKAVNKHGLRKTLDHIRLTGTLPI, from the exons ATGGCCTTTAAAGATGCTTCTCTTGCTCAGCTCACCATGTACAATTTCAAGCTCTTGTCCATCAAAGCTTCTTTCTCTTTGGAATCAGTACACTGTAATCCTTCTATTTCTATATGGTTTCTTATTAAGGCAGGGGCAGCCGGGCAGG cttgtttttattatttatatccaCAGTCAATGGCTCCATCAAGGAATGCCAGAAGATGTGCCTTCATGAGGTTGCTCCAAATGTTTTGTGGAAGATCACCTTGTTGTTCATCAAGAAGGCAGCATCCACCAATGAGTGCTGACAACAAGATGTCTGGCAAAAGACCACAAAGATCAGTG GATGATCAAGCCAAAGCTGAGAATGAGGAGTTAGATCATGCAATTGCACTGTCACTTGCAGAAGATGACAAACGATCAAATG GGTTTAAAGATCATGGAGGTGATAGTGATGAAGACCTTGCTAAAGCTATTCAAGAAAGCTTGAACATGTCCTCCTCATGCCATCCGGACAATACCGTCCAATTTTTACCCAGAGGAGATAG AGTTTGTGGAGGTTGTAATCGCCAGATAGGTTATGGATATTACCTGAGCTGCAAGGGGATCTATTGGCATGCCCATTGCTTTCGTTGCCATGCTTGTGGTCAGCCTATCCAGGGCACACAG TTTTATTTATCAGGAAGGGCCCCATATCACACGTCATGCTACAAAGAGGCACACCACCCAAAGTGTGATGTCTGCCATGAATTT ATCCCAACATGCAGAGCTGGCTTGATAGAGTACAAACTTCATCCATATTGGAAACAAAAATATTGTCTCTCTCATGAGCATGATAACACACTTCGCTGCTGTAGTTGTGAACGTATGGAG TCATCCAAAGTAAAGTGTGTCTCATTGGAAGATGGACGTAGTCTTTGCTTAGATTGCTTAAATACAGCTATCCTGGATACCGACGACTGCCAACATCTTTATCACTCCATAAGAGATTTTTATGAAGGAATGCATATGAAGATTGATCAACAAATACCCATGCTTTTGGTTGAGAGGCAAGCACTTAATGAAGCCATTGAGGGAGAAAAAGAG GGTAATCACAGGATACCAGAGACAAGAGGGCTGTGTTTATCTGAAGAGCAAACTGTCAGCAAT ATAATCAAAAGGCCAAGAATGTATAGAAATCAAATTCTAGGCGCAACTAAGCAACCTCAGAAATTGATTCGCATATGTGAAGTCACAGCCATACTAGCTCTATATGGTCTCCCAAG GCTATTAACTGGTGCTATTCTTGCTCATGAATTGATGCATGCTTGGTTACGTCTTAAAG gTTACCGTGATCTGAGTCCTGAGGTGGAGGAAGGCATTTGTCAGGTACTCTCCCACATGTGGCTTGAGTCCGAGGTTATGCTTACAGGAGCAAGAAGCACTCCAGCCTTGGACTTTGcttcttcgtcttcatcttcatcatcaccatcatggaaaaaaacaaaaggacagTCTGATACTGAGAAAGAACTTGGCAAGTTTTTCTTGCATCAAATAGCTAATGATGTTTCATCTGCTTATGGAGAAGGCTTCAGGGCAGCTAATAAAGCTGTTAATAAACACGGGCTGCGCAAGACCCTGGATCATATTCGCTTAACAGGAACTCTCCCCATTTGA